Proteins found in one Sorghum bicolor cultivar BTx623 chromosome 1, Sorghum_bicolor_NCBIv3, whole genome shotgun sequence genomic segment:
- the LOC8054160 gene encoding uncharacterized protein C6C3.02c, whose amino-acid sequence MPRRSSGRSAPRPAPRAAPVRNPPQPARQAPPPAPVRDGGGSILGGIGSTIAQGMAFGTGSAMAHRAVDAVMGPRTIQHETVVSEAAAAAPAAPAMNTDACGIHSKAFQDCLNNYGSDISKCQFYLDMLNECRRGGVSA is encoded by the exons atgcctCGCCGCAGCTCAG GAAGGTCTGCCCCACGCCCGGCTCCACGTGCTGCTCCAGTGAGGAACCCACCACAGCCAG CACGCCAGGCTCCTCCTCCAGCTCCTGTTCGGGATGGTGGTGGCTCCATTCTTGGAGGAATTGGGTCCACCATTGCTCAAG GTATGGCATTTGGTACTGGTAGTGCCATGGCGCACAGGGCTGTTGATGCTGTAATGGGTCCCCGGACCATTCAGCATGAGACTGTTGTCTCAgaggcggctgctgctgcccccGCTGCTCCAGCGATGAACACTGATGCTTGTGGCATCCATTCTAAGGCCTTCCAAGAT TGTCTCAACAACTATGGCAGCGACATCAGCAAGTGCCAGTTCTACCTTGACATGCTGAACGAGTGCCGCCGTGGTGGTGTGTCTGCCTAA